In the genome of Maribacter forsetii DSM 18668, the window TGATATAGCGACAGATTGGTTCAATGCTAAAAGAATTAATGCTCCGCTATATGCTTATAAAGTGATTTTAAATGAAAGAACCAATGAGATTGTTGGTGCTCATTTGTTAGGGCCAGGTGCTGGTGAGACAATAAATATCTTTACCATGGCAATTAATCATGGAATGACGGATAGGGATATAAAGTCTACTATTTTCTCCTATCCATCTTGGTCTAATGATATAAAAAGTATGGTCTAGGATTTCTCCTTTAACCGTTCTTGAAGTTTTTTGAACGGACTAGTTTTATGGTTTTTTATTCCATGTGCTGCAATAGTGGTAAAAAGAATAATAGCACCTGCCATTGCTGAATAGGCAATGTACATATTAGAGCCATTATGTCTTACAAAAATGGCTGCCAATGCCCAAACGCCTACAAGGGCAAATTCTCTCATGTTTCTTTTCCATATCATTAATAGATTAATGACTGTGGCTGCTACTATCATATTTATCGTCCAGGCTTGTTCAGATAAAATACCACCGTTCCAATCTAGCTTGCTTAAATATGCTGATATATTGGCAATGGTGGCAACAGATATCCATCCACTATAAAAACAAATGGGCCACCAAACAAAAGCCAATACTTCTATAGGTGCATCCCATCTTTCCATGTTTGTGTTCAGAATAATTTTTATGAGCGAAAGCAGAATACCTAACATAATTATAACTGAAAGTCCTGTGTAATTGTACATAAATGCAATTACCCAACAACAGTTTAAAACATTCGCCAAGACAAACCAGTAACCTGTTTGTTCAATAAAATCACTTTGTTTAGCACTGAAAAAAGCTCTTTTTACTTGAAAAATACCATATGCCAGTAGGCTCAAAAATATAACACCCCAAATGGCGAAAGCATATCCTGCAGGAGTAAACAAATTAGCGTACTTGGCGCTCATTTCACCTATTGTGGTATCGTTTAAAGAAAAAGCCTGTGAAATGTAATTCACTAGAATGACCAAAATAACGGAGACTAAGTTGAGAACGGATAGCTTCTTTTTCATAATGTAAAACTATAGCGGTTATCTTATAAAGTTATGCTCTTTAGCACATTAAACGAACTATTTTCGGTATTTACGCTTCTTTTTCACCTCTTTTATTGGAACAGGTAGTACTGCATCTCCTAAAAGCGCATAAATTTCACAGCCATCACAAGGTTCTAAGGTGTAGGTGCCCGTAAATTCGCCAAATGCAGGCACTATCATTTGATGCTCGGTTTTATAAAAACAAGGTAATCGAACAGATTGCCTACCTAATCCACTTAATTTAATGGCGGGGTGTATATGTCCCGAAAAATTAAAAAAACCTTCTCGTTCTTCTGGGTGGTGGGTCAAAAGAAAAGAATCGATTATCAATTCGGGAATTACCTTTATTGATAAAGCTTCATATTTTAATGGCGATATAATATCATGATTGCCGCTTACAAGAATAATTTCAGCTGATATGGTTTTTACCCATTCTTCAAAAATTGCCCATTCTATATTTAATGAGGAATGGAATAAATCACCTAAAAAAATAATTGTTTTAGGTTTAAAATAGTCTACAACTTCAGTTAAAGCGTCAAAATTTTGCTTTACGGCTTGTTGCGGTACTGCAGCGCCATATTTTCTAAAATGAGAAACCTTGCCTAAATGCACATCGCTGATTAATAGCGTTGAATTTTCTGACCAGAACAATGCGCCAGAGAAATGCATTTCAAAAGTTTGATTATGAAGGATGATGGAATGGGTCATTGATGCAAAATTACAAGAAAGTCCGGATTTAAAATTCATTTTGACCTCAAGAACAGAAATTCCCTCTTTGGTGGTTAAAGGGCAAGGTTTTTTATTTCTTCATCAATAGTGCAGCCATCTTTTTAATTCGATCAGCCAATTTTTCGCTCGATAATTTTTCGCGTCCCACACGTTCGGTAATTAAAGGGAAAGAAAATGGTGTGGGTTGGTCGCACGCCTTCCAAACGATTTCTTGTGTTGCAATTCGCTCTAAGGACAATCGTAAACGACCTTCTTCTAACTGGTGTTCAAAAGTCTCGGTAAAAGCTTGTTGAAATAACAAATTGTCTGGCTCATAATCTCTAAATACATCGAATAGCAATTGAGAACTACTTTGCAAATGCCTCATTTTTATTCCCTTTTTAGGATAGCCGGTAAAGACCATTCCACTAATAATGGCAACATCCCTAAACCGTCGACGTGCCATTTCAGTAGCATTTAAGCTTTTTTGCAAATCATCTAACATATAATCTGTCGTAAACAGATCATTATCCAATACTTGCTGAATATCTATGGGTTGGTCTGATAAAAGTTCAAAACCGTAATCATTGAATGCTAATGAAAAAGTAATAGGGGAGAGCAAACTAATGCGATAGCCCAGTAAACTTCCCATGGCTTCGTGTACAAAGCGACCTTCAAAAGGGTAGAAGAGGTGATGGTAGCCATCGCGAGTTTTAAAGGTTTCAATTAAAAATTCCGATGGTTTGGGTACAATACTATCTCTTCGTTGTCGGTCAAAAAGAGGTTTCAATGCCCGTATTTCTGCAGATTGATTTTTTATAGGTTCACTAGAACTGTATAATTCGTTTCTAAGTAACTCGGACATTTGGGCGGATAGTGTTAATCGGCTCCCCATCCAACTAGATATCTTATTGGTTTTTTTGTTCGAGTTTTTTACCTGAACGGTCATTTCCTTTATCCGAATGAATTCTAAGTTTCTGCCCGCAAACGTAAATACATCACCTCTATTTAGTTTAGAAATAAAGAATTCTTCAATAGATCCAATATAGCCTCCTTTTTGGTACTTGACAGATAAATTTACATCACCTACAATAGTGCCTATTTGAAAACGGTGACGCATTGCTACGCCTCTATTATTCACTTTAAACTTGCCATCTTCTTCGATTTGTACTTTTTTGTACTCGTCATAACTCTGTAAACTCTGGCTGCCCATCACCAAAAAATTCAATAACCATTGCCACTTTTCTTCAGTAAGTGCTTGGTAGCAAAATGTC includes:
- the pdeM gene encoding ligase-associated DNA damage response endonuclease PdeM, which encodes MNFKSGLSCNFASMTHSIILHNQTFEMHFSGALFWSENSTLLISDVHLGKVSHFRKYGAAVPQQAVKQNFDALTEVVDYFKPKTIIFLGDLFHSSLNIEWAIFEEWVKTISAEIILVSGNHDIISPLKYEALSIKVIPELIIDSFLLTHHPEEREGFFNFSGHIHPAIKLSGLGRQSVRLPCFYKTEHQMIVPAFGEFTGTYTLEPCDGCEIYALLGDAVLPVPIKEVKKKRKYRK